One segment of Manihot esculenta cultivar AM560-2 chromosome 4, M.esculenta_v8, whole genome shotgun sequence DNA contains the following:
- the LOC110614141 gene encoding dirigent protein 22 — MTSFSTYLDSSKNCSTMASVFFLYFILFSTFFSSLNCKFSEQFPLAMSTKRMEKMTRLHFYFHDIPSGSNPTAVLIAGPSSKMANRFGSTFIMDDPLTEGPEATSKLVGRAQGLYSLASQHDMGLLVVMNFAFVEGMYNGSTVSILGRDPVFNIVKEMPIVGGSGVFRYARGYALARTVSADQKTGNVVVEYNISVVHY, encoded by the coding sequence ATGACCTCTTTTAGCACTTATCTTGATAGCTCAAAAAATTGCAGCACTATGGCTTCTGTCTTTTTCTTGTATTTCATCCTTTTCTCTACATTCTTTAGCAGTCTTAATTGCAAATTCTCTGAGCAATTCCCTTTGGCCATGTCAACAAAACGAATGGAGAAAATGACTCGCCTGCACTTCTACTTCCATGACATTCCAAGTGGAAGTAACCCAACAGCCGTCCTGATTGCTGGACCATCGAGTAAGATGGCCAATAGATTTGGCAGCACTTTCATAATGGATGACCCCTTGACAGAAGGACCAGAAGCTACTTCAAAGCTTGTGGGAAGGGCACAGGGTCTGTATAGTTTGGCTTCACAACATGATATGGGGTTGCTGGTGGTTATGAATTTTGCATTTGTGGAGGGTATGTATAATGGCAGTACAGTAAGCATTCTTGGTCGTGATCCTGTTTTCAACATAGTGAAGGAAATGCCAATAGTTGGAGGCAGCGGAGTTTTCCGATATGCTCGAGGCTATGCTTTGGCAAGGACAGTCTCTGCTGATCAGAAAACAGGAAATGTTGTTGTTGAATACAATATTTCTGTTGTGCACTATTGA
- the LOC110614150 gene encoding scarecrow-like protein 3 yields the protein MAQDDGASSVTSSPLQFFPWMSLSPGYGSPYPWLRELKSEERGLYLIHLLLACANHVAAGSVENANISLEQISHLASADGDTMQRIAAYFTEALADRILRKGWPGLHRALTFTKKSLVSEELLVQRLFFELFPFLKLAYVITNQAIIEAMEGEKMVHIIDLNSFEPAQWIDLLQTLSARPEGPPHLRITGIHEQKEVLDQMALRLTEEAEKLDIPFQFNPIVSKLEDLDIESLRVKTGEALAVSSVLQLHSLLAVDDEILKGNSPSASKNPNPSHFQRALQINKNKRTLGELLEKDLVHVYGASPDSALSPLSLAPSPKMGSFLSALWGLSPKLMVITEQESNHNGFTLMERVTEALNFYAALFDCLESTVSRASVERQKVEKMLFGEEIKNIIACEGTDRKERHEKLEKWILRLELAGFGRVPLSYHGILQASRLLQSYGYDGYKIKEENGCLVICWHSRPLFSVSAWRFRGMVERF from the coding sequence ATGGCTCAGGACGATGGAGCATCATCAGTAACTTCATCACCTCTCCAGTTCTTTCCCTGGATGTCACTATCTCCAGGATATGGATCACCGTATCCATGGCTTAGGGAGCTCAAATCTGAAGAGAGGGGTTTGTACCTGATTCACCTTCTTCTTGCTTGTGCTAACCATGTGGCTGCTGGTAGCGTTGAGAATGCAAATATTAGCCTTGAACAGATTTCCCACCTGGCATCTGCTGATGGTGATACCATGCAGCGAATCGCCGCATACTTCACAGAGGCACTAGCTGATAGGATTCTTAGAAAAGGTTGGCCTGGTTTGCACAGAGCCCTTACTTTCACGAAAAAATCTTTGGTATCTGAGGAACTTCTTGTTCAGAGATTATTCTTTGAGCTCTTTCCCTTTTTAAAGCTTGCATATGTGATCACAAATCAAGCCATTATAGAAGCAATGGAAGGGGAGAAAATGGTACATATTATCGATCTCAATTCATTTGAACCTGCACAATGGATTGATCTCCTTCAAACATTAAGTGCACGGCCAGAAGGCCCACCCCATTTGAGAATTACAGGTATTCATGAACAGAAAGAAGTTTTAGATCAAATGGCTCTTCGGTTGACAGAAGAAGCTGAGAAGTTGGACATCCCATTTCAGTTCAACCCTATTGTGAGCAAGCTAGAGGATCTAGACATTGAAAGTCTGCGTGTCAAAACAGGAGAAGCTCTTGCAGTCAGTTCTGTACTCCAGCTGCACTCTCTGTTGGCAGTGGATGATGAAATTCTTAAAGGAAACTCTCCCTCAGCATCAAAGAATCCAAATCCCAGCCACTTTCAGCGAGCCTTGCAGATAAACAAAAATAAGCGTACTTTGGGTGAATTGCTTGAGAAAGATTTGGTTCATGTTTACGGTGCAAGTCCTGATTCAGCATTGTCCCCACTATCTCTAGCTCCTTCACCAAAGATGGGCAGCTTTCTAAGTGCACTTTGGGGTCTTTCACCAAAATTGATGGTGATTACTGAACAGGAATCAAATCATAATGGTTTTACTTTGATGGAGAGGGTCACAGAAGCATTGAACTTTTATGCTGCGCTGTTTGATTGCTTGGAGTCTACTGTATCAAGAGCATCAGTAGAGCGACAAAAAGTCGAGAAGATGCTATTTGGAGAGGAAATTAAGAACATCATTGCGTGTGAGGGCACTGATAGAAAGGAGAGGCATGAGAAGCTGGAGAAATGGATTCTAAGGCTTGAGTTGGCTGGGTTTGGGAGAGTTCCTCTGAGCTACCATGGTATATTGCAAGCAAGCAGGTTGTTACAGAGCTATGGCTATGATGGTTACAAGATCAAAGAAGAGAATGGATGTTTGGTAATTTGCTGGCATAGTAGACCCCTTTTCTCTGTATCAGCTTGGAGATTTAGGGGTATGGTTGAGAGATTTTGA
- the LOC110613692 gene encoding calmodulin binding protein PICBP: MVQRKVPTKLGIQDEHIKSENRLGNLKQTSCQNQDGKNRGPDMKKRMKRSKSIKLSDFESLNSSPLRKTLSQPGKPPPLSASTAAATPQKQQPIIRTGGSPNYMKATSSSEARKERSQVSSLNTPTASDCKHLRRRNSSSSKLSSASSNRATRTLTKSSSLKLVRTLTKSPSFKPVRNAARKRSKVALCADMDVRKATCSSTLKDLKFPAYLMLNPGGTEAEGTSVMKVCPYTYCSLNGHHRSPLPPLKCFLKARRRAMKVQKSAKLDVLSPCRAKVFGDGTEEIRNQLPIFSDDKAPHKEADSTNSAKIPMVKEVDMDFFVEIYAKNAAVGPEATEKHTGEDDVGTNSFTGEPNRCGGEEETAEHENMEQVDENLSNALPHLETDFKENYGSKSNSCMIGDFLAEQTADVNADYPAQGGRKTKKYDKENQTEGECHANMEEDDSITDMEWEEGRLPTSCFDIEAHYLDKSDKESCISDECLSDIKKFNLTEEPDITRSDDIISNCTEEILADEVLQELFEEETASSITHWSDSDSTSEGTLQTWEILETAQVAGDITYDNQLFSIEYAFEGPTTVEEKSEDMEKGSTVAVTASTSMESIVESTAVDENNQEDGPCETEHGIFENNPLLGDAEKDCNTNVTTEALKGHQEDKSLRAKDTTELLQGQNVSSQTLDEIGNAGTNEGQKSRETQTDQILVVTTSTIKEEEQVVNVKLSMGVQISDSSESFSEADQEDIEDNDTQNQITAEDSSSSEERLNQHIPAKDVQNENQSLLGEHEGGANKFKIGSSKDSEEQIDSSIHQISSERCHTGEVEKKEVELCNQSDTAETFFAATNGIGAGSKRKSLYKGSNSRQELASTFNNRKWMTKCKKPIMDLEEERKFNPREPNFLPVVPDPEAEKVDLRHQIMDDRKNAEEWMLDHALQQAVTKLAPARKRKVALLVEAFETVLPIPKYETHIRHASTAFSHTIRPIQACS; the protein is encoded by the coding sequence ATGGTTCAAAGAAAGGTACCCACAAAGCTTGGAATCCAAGATGAGCATATTAAATCCGAGAACCGGTTGGggaacctcaaacaaacatctTGTCAGAACCAGGATGGCAAGAACAGAGGACCAGATATGAAGAAGAGAATGAAAAGATCCAAATCAATCAAGCTTTcagattttgagagtttgaattCATCCCCTTTGAGGAAAACCTTGTCCCAGCCTGGAAAGCCACCTCCTCTCAGTGCTTCAACCGCTGCAGCCACCCCACAGAAGCAGCAGCCTATTATCAGAACTGGTGGATCACCAAATTACATGAAGGCTACTTCCAGTTCTGAGGCAAGAAAGGAGCGTTCTCAGGTGAGTTCCTTGAACACTCCAACTGCTTCGGATTGTAAGCATCTACGTAGAAGAAATTCAAGCAGTTCAAAACTTAGCTCTGCTTCAAGTAATAGAGCAACAAGGACATTAACCAAGTCATCTAGTTTGAAGCTGGTGAGAACTTTAACAAAGTCTCCCAGTTTTAAGCCAGTGAGAAATGCTGCAAGAAAACGTTCCAAGGTAGCTCTATGTGCAGATATGGATGTACGGAAAGCTACCTGTTCTTCAACTCTCAAGGACTTGAAGTTTCCTGCTTATCTCATGCTCAATCCAGGGGGTACCGAGGCGGAAGGAACTTCAGTCATGAAGGTCTGTCCGTACACCTACTGTTCGCTTAACGGTCATCATCGCAGTCCTTTGCCTCCATTAAAGTGCTTCTTGAAGGCGAGAAGGCGTGCAATGAAGGTCCAAAAGAGTGCAAAATTGGATGTTTTATCCCCATGTAGAGCCAAGGTGTTTGGTGATGGAACAGAAGAAATTAGAAATCAACTACCAATTTTCTCTGATGACAAAGCACCACATAAGGAAGCAGATTCTACTAACTCGGCAAAAATTCCTATGGTAAAAGAAGTGGATATGGATTTCTTTGTAGAAATCTATGCCAAAAATGCAGCTGTTGGCCCTGAAGCAACTGAAAAGCACACGGGAGAGGATGATGTGGGAACCAACAGTTTTACTGGAGAACCCAATAGATGTGGTGGCGAAGAAGAAACAGCTGAACACGAGAACATGGAGCAAGTTGATGAGAACCTGTCGAATGCATTGCCACACCTGGAGACTGATTTCAAGGAAAACTATGGATCGAAAAGTAATAGTTGTATGATAGGGGACTTTCTTGCAGAACAAACAGCAGATGTGAATGCAGACTACCCAGCTCAAGGaggaagaaaaacaaaaaagtacGACAAAGAAAATCAAACCGAAGGGGAATGCCATGCAAACATGGAGGAAGATGATAGCATTACTGATATGGAGTGGGAGGAGGGGCGATTGCCTACCTCATGTTTTGATATAGAAGCTCATTATTTAGACAAGTCTGACAAAGAATCTTGTATCAGTGATGAGTGCCTGTCAGACATCAAAAAGTTTAATTTGACTGAAGAACCTGATATCACGAGATCAGATGACATAATTAGCAACTGCACTGAGGAGATTCTAGCTGATGAGGTATTGCAAGAACTCTTTGAAGAAGAAACCGCCTCCTCTATCACACATTGGAGTGATAGTGATTCCACAAGTGAAGGAACGCTACAGACTtgggagatccttgagactgccCAAGTGGCTGGTGATATAACTTATGACAACCAACTTTTTTCCATTGAATATGCATTTGAGGGACCAACAACAGTGGAAGAGAAGagtgaagatatggagaaaggTTCAACTGTTGCTGTGACTGCTTCAACTTCAATGGAGTCAATTGTGGAATCAACAGCAGTCGATGAGAATAATCAGGAGGATGGACCTTGTGAAACAGAGCATGGTATCTTTGAAAATAATCCTCTACTTGGTGATGCAGAAAAAGATTGCAATACTAATGTAACAACTGAAGCTTTGAAAGGTCACCAAGAAGATAAATCACTTCGAGCCAAAGACACAACTGAGTTGCTTCAAGGTCAAAATGTTTCTTCTCAGACTTTGGATGAGATAGGCAACGCTGGAACAAATGAAGGCCAGAAGTCCAGGGAGACGCAAACTGATCAAATATTGGTTGTCACTACTTCCactataaaagaagaagagcaagttgTCAATGTCAAATTGTCCATGGGTGTCCAAATTTCTGATTCATCTGAGAGTTTCTCTGAAGCAGATCAAGAGGATATTGAGGACAATGACACTCAAAACCAGATAACTGCTGAAGACAGCAGTTCAAGTGAAGAGCGTCTCAATCAACACATTCCAGCTAAGGATGTGCAGAATGAGAACCAGAGCCTATTGGGGGAACATGAAGGGGGTGCTAACAAATTCAAAATCGGAAGTTCCAAGGATTCTGAGGAGCAGATTGATTCAAGCATACATCAGATAAGTTCAGAAAGATGCCATACAGGAGAAGTTGAGAAGAAGGAAGTGGAACTCTGCAATCAGTCAGATACAGCAGAAACGTTCTTTGCAGCCACTAATGGAATTGGTGCAGGATCAAAGAGAAAATCCCTTTACAAAGGAAGCAATTCCCGCCAAGAACTTGCCAGTACCTTTAACAACAGGAAGTGGATGACCAAATGCAAGAAACCCATCATGGACTTGGAGGAAGAGCGGAAATTCAACCCGAGAGAACCAAATTTCCTTCCTGTTGTTCCTGACCCAGAGGCAGAGAAGGTCGATCTCAGGCATCAGATCATGGATGACAGGAAAAATGCCGAGGAATGGATGCTTGATCATGCACTCCAACAAGCTGTCACCAAACTTGCTCCTGCTAGGAAAAGGAAGGTCGCACTTCTTGTTGAAGCTTTTGAAACAGTCTTGCCTATACCCAAATATGAAACTCATATCAGGCATGCATCAACAGCCTTTTCTCACACAATAAGACCTATTCAAGCATGCAGCTGA
- the LOC110612714 gene encoding uncharacterized protein LOC110612714 — protein sequence MSIRNLETQISQLVVSVNKLENQGKLPSQTTVNPKQNVCAVTLRSEKELQDDPHQASRSHDNPHQVSRGHNRSTNLETKMIVPEQDKSASAPEQSEPLIIKPPFPQRLARSKQEKEEKEVLETFRKVEVNIPLLDAIKQVPRYAKFLKELCTNKKKLVGYQKVCMGENVSAVFQNKMPTKCKDQCMFAIPVKIGNIGVKKAMCDLGASINIMPLSVFQSLNAGPLKETGVVIQLADHSIVYPDGVLENVLVQVDNLIFPADFYVISMEDNKSSNSFDILLGRPFLSTARTKINVYDDILTMEFDGEIIEFNVYDDVKHPNNVYSVCRVDASKPLVQQVLKLEYGDELNTKLCENFGKSNSMNMKENFDYLKEVVYELKANKSLHHIASIEEPPNIHTKFSASIVQGIKVEHKSLPGQPPPFINENRTSHSLKLPFEQVFLKSFYKGFKVEPAKEITFSYPTPIV from the coding sequence ATGAGTATTCGCAACTTGGAAACACAAATCAGTCAATTGGTAGTATCGGTGAACAAATTGGAAAATCAAGGTAAATTGCCTTCTCAGACCACAGTGAACCCTAAGCAGAATGTATGTGCTGTTACACTCAGAAGTGAAAAAGAACTGCAGGACGATCCTCATCAGGCAAGTCGCTCGCACGACAATCCTCATCAGGTAAGTCGTGGGCACAATCGCAGTACAAATCTAGAAACTAAGATGATCGTACCTGAACAAGACAAATCAGCTTCAGCACCTGAGCAATCTGAACCTCTAATCATTAAACCTCCTTTTCCTCAGAGATTAGCCAGGTCTAaacaagagaaagaagaaaaggaggtcCTTGAGACATTTCGTAAGGTAGAAGTCAATATACCTTTACTTGATGCAATTAAACAGGTACCTCGCTATGCGAAGTTCTTAAAGGAATTAtgcacaaataaaaaaaagttagtAGGCTACCAAAAGGTTTGTATGGGTGAAAATGTATCTGctgtttttcaaaataaaatgccTACCAAATGCAAAGACCAATGTATGTTCGCTATACCTGTTAAAATTGGCAATATTGGTGTGAAAAAagcaatgtgtgatttaggtgCATCAATAAATATCATGCCTTTATCAGTTTTTCAATCTTTGAATGCTGGTCCATTAAAAGAAACGGGTGTGGTGATTCAATTGGCTGATCACTCTATTGTTTATCCTGATGGGGTGTTAGAGAATGTTTTAGTGCAAGTAGATAATTTAATAttccctgctgatttttatgtgatttctATGGAGGATAATAAATCCTCAAATTCTTTTGATATTTTGCTAGGGAGACCCTTTTTATCTACTGCTAGAACGAAAATAAATGTTTATGATGACATTCTCACCATGGAGTTTGATGGGGAAATCAttgaatttaatgtttatgatgatgtgaaacaCCCCAATAATGTTTATAGTGTGTGTAGAGTGGATGCCAGTAAACCTCTAGTTCAGCAAGTGCTTAAATTGGAATATGGAGATGAGTTGAATACTAAACTTTGTGAGAATTTTGGAAAATCCAACTCAATGAATATGAaggaaaattttgattatttaaaaGAAGTGGTATATGAATTAAAAGCAAACAAATCGTTACACCATATTGCTTCTATCGAGGAACCACCTAATATTCATACTAAATTTTCAGCTTCTATTGTGCAGGGAATAAAAGTGGAACATAAATCGTTGCCTGGTCAACCACCTCCAttcataaatgagaatcgcactTCACACAGTTTGAAATTACCATTCGAACAAGTATTTCTTAAGTCATTTTATAAAGGGTTCAAGGTGGAACCAGCTAAAGAGATCACTTTCAGTTATCCAACACCAATTGTCTGA
- the LOC110613694 gene encoding dirigent protein 22, with product MASFCTDTLFTLYFILFPSIFFISQGVFYEELAQGIAIKREEKTTHLHFYFHDIVGGKNSTVVRIAGPPNSSIANFGNTMMMDDPLTEGPEITSKLIGKAQGLYAIAAQNDFSLLMVVNYVFTEGDYNGSSISILGRNHIFDDVREMPVVGGSGAFRLAHGYALAHTVQIDMETGDATVEYNIYVTHF from the coding sequence ATGGCTTCTTTTTGCACAGATACTCTCTTCACCCTCTATTTCATCCTGTTCCCATCAATTTTCTTCATTTCTCAAGGAGTTTTCTACGAAGAGTTAGCCCAAGGCATAGCTATAAAGCGTGAAGAAAAGACCACACACCTCCATTTCTACTTCCATGATATTGTTGGTGGAAAGAATTCTACTGTTGTAAGAATTGCTGGACCCCCAAATAGCAGCATTGCTAACTTTGGCAATACAATGATGATGGATGATCCATTGACAGAAGGGCCTGAGATTACTTCCAAGCTGATTGGAAAAGCTCAGGGATTGTATGCCATAGCTGCCCAGAATGATTTTTCGCTGTTAATGGTTGTGAATTATGTGTTTACAGAGGGTGACTATAATGGAAGCAGCATTAGCATTCTTGGGAGGAACCACATCTTTGATGATGTGAGAGAGATGCCTGTTGTTGGAGGCAGTGGGGCTTTTAGGCTTGCTCATGGCTATGCATTGGCACATACTGTTCAGATTGATATGGAGACTGGGGATGCTACTGTTGAATATAATATCTATGTAACACACTTTTGA